The stretch of DNA caatacaactttttttatttatataatataaaaaatttaaaaatgattactttaaaataatttttttaaataagaaagtACATGTTATCTAATTCAGGCCATTGATGAGGACAAGTCCTTCAGTTTTCCAGCTCATTCCTAAAGTCATTTctttatctaaatttaaaaaaatatataattctaattCCAAAAATCGTCAAACAGTTGTAACTGCCATGTGGAATCTTTCAACGAAGACCTCCAAAAGTCCAAATTTATTTTCCCTaattatttcattctttaccACATATTTCCAAAGTCctccttcctttttctttttatttttatttttaaatttaaataaaattcatactCCTCTTCAAACCAGCTGTTTGTAAAGGATGCTTCCAACAAAAGTGGGCCCCATCTCcaagaaaaaaagcaaaccAGCTGTCAGTCACTCAACCGTGCTACTTTTTTTCCCTTCCTAGCCACACCATCACTTGTTCAACATGAAATTTTAGTTCCTAACTcttcaaattaataatttttttatttttttaaaaataaaaataaataaataagatttaagTCACTATGTCACcgacattaattaattgaaaataattaattaaataattatctagCTTAACCACTTCCTCTTGTTTCAGTGTTCAAAACCATTCCTCTTCTTTTGGTCCAAGAAAGCGTTCATAGACCATGACCTGGTCCTTCTCTCTTAAATTAatctaatattaatttaattaattaatttaattacttaGTTCAACCAAACGCCAGCTCTGAGTCTTGAGAacctgcaaataaaaaaaaacaaaaacaaaattaataaataacaaataaaattaataaataaataaaaaaggaacgAATTACCTCGACGGAGAGTAAACGATAACGCACATACAGTTAACGGAAGAGACGAACGTACGAACGGCGACGGCATCCACAACGATGGTAATGGCGAACTTAAAACAAAGACTCTAAAAAAAGCTTAATGGAATGACTTAAATCATTAATCATAAGTTAATTGTCCATGTTAATTActtgattaattttaatttaattagttctCATGTCCCAGTGTTTGTGTGATCTCCATCATCAATAGTCCATCATCAACGGCTGCAAACTCATATTATGTACAATCGGACGGTTGACATTCCATCCGGACCTccgtacaaaataaaatttcaaaaaatagcTTCATCGTTCTCAGGGTCATGATAGTCGGATCATCTCCTCGAGATCTGGATTCTTTCGCCCACGATGAAAAGGGAGCCAAGCAAATCGGAAAGGAAGAGGGAGGGATGATGAGGGTGTGTATCTATAAACTACTGTTTGTTTAACAAACCTgcatcgagatctgtgctctgaGATCAAAACGCCTCGGGATCATAACTCATCGGCGGTGGACATGATGGAAAGGCGGCTGGGCCGGGGCTGGAAGGACAGGCGGCGGCGTTGCTGGTGAGAAGAAGGGCGGATGAGGGCGGAGAGGGAGCGCTTCACCCACTCGCCTTCAACGGTGCCGATCCGGACGAGAGAGTTGGTCATCGCCGATCGCCGTGCGTTGAGTCGGTTGGATGGGGAGGAGACGGCGGAGTGGTGGTTGATCTGGAAACCCTTGTGGAGACTGCAACGGAAGGAGCCAGGATGGTTCGTCGGGGAACACATACAGGTGCGGCGGTGACCACCGGAAGACGAGATCGGCTTCTTCACCACCTGATGGTCAACGGCGAGATGACGGCGGGTGGGGGATGTGGCGAATCGGACGGATGGGGCCATCGGAGACGATCCAACGAGGTTGACCCTCGTCGGAGAGGATGATCGGTGTAAGAAGGAAGCGGATTGGGATGAGAAGGAAGCGGAGGATGAAGCGAAGGCGTAGGACGGAGAAGCACGGCTGCCGACGGTGGAGAAACGGCCAGACGGGGAGATGGATCTCTTGAAAGCGTTGGAGACGGGGAGAACTGGGGCACTGGATCTGGTTCTCGAGGAGGAGGTCGCCGCCATTAGGGTttctagagagagaaagaagctTGAttctagagagagaaagagaagaagaaggcacTTCGGCTTTCTATTTTGGCAAACCTAGCTCACCTTCGGCGCCGTATTTATAGCGGAATTCAAAGTCTTTGCTTGAAGGGCACGATCGTAAATAAGTTGAGTTACTGGGGGAGTTATGAAAGAGAGGTTACTTTGGGTTTAAGTATGGTTAAACTAACCATGAGTTAAGGCCAAAGCCGTGGGCGGATGAGTGGATCACTGTTGCTTCAACGGCTCTCGGGACTCGCGAAACGACGCTGCCACGTGGCACcccttgatgaagaaaagacCTTGGGTTTggatttatttacaaaaatacctGTTTGGATATTTTACGGGGATGCCACTTTTCTGACGGGAATGCCCTTGTGCTTTAAAGCTTATGACATACGCTACCATGGATGCGGTGAAGTACCGGTATGGTTACcggttttgttttttagttacggttttttttttctccttgaaTTTTCTGGATAAAAGTTAcggtttaatatttttttataaatataaatttgtggtATTTAGatttattgtaaaataataatgagatagtaaaaaaattttgagtttaatattcaattataataaaaataacaatagatcattatttatagatgtatatttgtagtttaaattttttacctCAGATTGAAAATGTCTGagatgaataattaatttttaatatacgTGTATGTCtctgagatatatatatagagggcttcacatttttttattatgtatatttatacaaataaatttgtgatttttattaagtaaaatattttaatgaaaatacggattaattaatgttttgtttaaaaaaatataggaagaatatagtatatataaagCAGTCTCCAGAAGGGCGGTGGTGGTTAAATGGACCGGAATTGAATAAATGGTCCcttgttttgaaaatatatataaataacaggCCCACAAAAGCCACTTTTATTAATAGACTCACAATATGTTTtgctttttcttaaaataaaattctagctcttttgatgaatattaaatcataaaaatatttattaattttatatttttataattatatgtaattatgttATTGAATATTTCTATTTAGATTTGATAGTGTTGTTGTAAAATTTTTTCCAGACAAAGCGcccattaaaaaatatcaaaagaacagacaaaaaataaatactgaggtatattaaaaaaatatttttttaactttatatttttattttaatgtttttaacttttttttatttaaattaaaaataaattttgaaaaatacaaaatctAGAAATTATAAAGTAATTTCTTTGTGGCGAAAAAATTAAAAGGTGGTGGTTTCAAACATTATAAACGGGCAAATAGTGTTTATTGTAGACCTTCTTTGCGGCTCACACTTTTGTGCTTCTGCTTTCCATCCTAAATCAATGGGTGCCCAAGATTCATTAAACCAATGggaatttaataataatatttaaaacttaaatcaaacaacctttatttttttatttttttttttcttatttttaatatgtttgtaATCAAGTTACTTTTAGCGGAG from Dioscorea cayenensis subsp. rotundata cultivar TDr96_F1 unplaced genomic scaffold, TDr96_F1_v2_PseudoChromosome.rev07_lg8_w22 25.fasta BLBR01001370.1, whole genome shotgun sequence encodes:
- the LOC120256272 gene encoding uncharacterized protein LOC120256272, with protein sequence MAATSSSRTRSSAPVLPVSNAFKRSISPSGRFSTVGSRASPSYAFASSSASFSSQSASFLHRSSSPTRVNLVGSSPMAPSVRFATSPTRRHLAVDHQVVKKPISSSGGHRRTCMCSPTNHPGSFRCSLHKGFQINHHSAVSSPSNRLNARRSAMTNSLVRIGTVEGEWVKRSLSALIRPSSHQQRRRLSFQPRPSRLSIMSTADEL